Proteins found in one Thermaerobacter subterraneus DSM 13965 genomic segment:
- a CDS encoding SRPBCC domain-containing protein, giving the protein MIRRRVVVRGPVEAVFTRFTAGIGQWWPLDQFSYGGERSADLVLEGRAGGRFYERFRDGEEHEIGRVLVYEPPHRVVFTWNQANWAGPTQVEVRFFPEGDGTRVELEHRGWDELGEAGAATQRAFAGGWGVILDRFASRAEA; this is encoded by the coding sequence ATGATTCGACGCAGGGTCGTCGTCCGCGGGCCCGTGGAGGCCGTCTTTACCCGGTTTACGGCCGGCATCGGGCAGTGGTGGCCGCTGGACCAGTTCTCCTACGGCGGCGAACGCAGCGCCGATCTGGTCCTGGAGGGCCGGGCCGGCGGCCGCTTCTACGAGCGGTTCCGGGACGGCGAAGAGCACGAGATCGGCCGCGTTCTGGTCTACGAGCCGCCCCACCGGGTGGTGTTCACCTGGAACCAGGCCAACTGGGCGGGTCCGACCCAGGTGGAGGTCCGGTTCTTCCCCGAGGGCGACGGCACCCGGGTGGAACTGGAGCACCGGGGCTGGGACGAACTCGGCGAGGCGGGTGCAGCCACCCAGCGGGCCTTCGCGGGGGGCTGGGGCGTGATCCTTGACCGGTTCGCAAGCCGGGCTGAAGCCTAA
- a CDS encoding SRPBCC family protein — MQVAGSQKIAAPVETVWACLNDQEVLARCTPGCKQLTRVDEDQYEAELELGIAAIRGRYKGRIAIEDKEPPNRYRLNIEGEGGPGFVRASLVLDLEPQGDGTLLKYQGEAQVGGPVASIGQRVLGGVAKMIMGQFFGGLAREIEQRKAG, encoded by the coding sequence ATGCAGGTTGCCGGAAGCCAGAAGATCGCCGCACCCGTGGAGACCGTCTGGGCCTGCCTCAACGACCAGGAGGTCCTGGCGCGGTGCACGCCCGGCTGCAAGCAGCTGACCCGGGTGGACGAAGACCAGTACGAAGCCGAGCTGGAACTGGGTATCGCGGCCATCCGCGGCAGGTACAAAGGCCGGATCGCCATCGAGGACAAGGAACCGCCGAACCGCTACCGCCTGAACATCGAGGGGGAAGGCGGGCCCGGCTTCGTGCGGGCCTCCCTGGTGCTTGACCTGGAACCCCAGGGCGACGGGACCCTGCTGAAGTACCAGGGCGAAGCCCAGGTGGGCGGGCCGGTGGCCAGCATCGGCCAGCGGGTGCTGGGCGGCGTGGCGAAGATGATCATGGGCCAGTTCTTCGGCGGCCTGGCGCGGGAGATCGAGCAGCGGAAGGCCGGCTGA
- a CDS encoding phosphoenolpyruvate carboxylase, with amino-acid sequence MSGEGDRPAGAGSAAGKGSRDLKDGRDRKDGQDRQDRGGGQGSRPAAAGSSGEALPAPAGSVPPPDGRPEEELYPLLKREVDLLGRALGEAIRRLSGDRLFELEEDIRAHTKHLRQHPGDDAARQALRAEIGGLSVAAAEGLIRAFSTYFHLVNLAEERHRVRVNRRREQASTPDRPRPESLLALVTQLQAQGMEFDDVVRLLASARLELTFTAHPTETRRRTLRHHLLQLNQALDRLERGEGDLDEVVARVTLLWTTRELRPAPPRVEDEVRGGLYYLPTTLWEAVPRLMEALEGAVAARYGRRPVLPPRLAFRSWIGGDRDGNPFVTPEVTAWAQAYARAEIARKYAGGLAALTRDLSVAEERASLPPLPSLPAEAVAPLPPAAAGRFPGEPYRRFAYRLQRHWAARAVPEEVWSETPARAAAPAEAPAVPHRPDAAVEATAPPPRPAAPPEGAAMPPRPPASAEGIPGGPAVPADPAGERPSRPAAAAPPKGTAGEPPAGEGPEAAGSTALDRLLFQVEEGLRDAGLGEAAATLVRPLRWRAQVFGEAMAPLDLREHAEAHGRAVAELLEAGGVMAAGEYLALDAAGREAVLTRELASPRPLAPVGYRPRSRELAVALDALRAWQDRGAYIISGCRGPADVLEVFVLAREVGLYRPGHPLPFDVVPLFETLADLEAAPRAMEQLLQNPVFGVHARGRGGCEVMIGYSDSSKDAGYLAANWALYRAQEGIAAVARAAGVPVSFFHGRGTSTARGGGGTAGRAIASLPPGTVGRRLRLTEQGEALADRYAHPELALRNLEQLLYHFLLAAARDTLAQAQEAVLSPEEPGPPGGAGTAPSRPGGGRQGLAPGGSPVPAAWREAMDRAAARSAEAYRQLLAEPGFFEFFEHFTPIREIAALKIASRPVARTGRARRVQDLRAIPWVMAWTQVRLLLPGWYGLAEGLAAVPRDLRQAMFARWPFFRSVLDGAALALAKADLAVAREYLRLVPGPLANRFFPRLEEAMVRTRALLEETFGGPLLAHHPVLARQTALRNPYVDPISYLQVELLARYRASPEGDPERPALERALLLSILGIAAGLRNAG; translated from the coding sequence GTGAGCGGCGAGGGTGACCGGCCGGCAGGGGCCGGCTCGGCGGCGGGGAAGGGGAGCCGGGACCTGAAGGACGGCCGGGACCGCAAGGACGGTCAGGACCGCCAGGACCGGGGCGGCGGGCAGGGGAGCCGCCCTGCGGCGGCCGGCTCGTCCGGCGAGGCGTTGCCTGCCCCGGCGGGATCCGTTCCCCCGCCGGATGGGCGGCCGGAAGAGGAGCTGTACCCCCTTCTCAAGCGGGAGGTCGACCTCCTGGGACGGGCCCTGGGGGAGGCCATCCGCCGCCTCTCGGGGGATCGCCTGTTCGAACTGGAAGAGGACATCCGCGCCCACACCAAGCACCTCCGGCAGCACCCGGGGGACGACGCCGCCCGGCAGGCGCTGCGGGCCGAGATCGGCGGGCTTTCGGTGGCCGCGGCCGAAGGGCTGATCCGGGCCTTTTCGACCTATTTCCATCTGGTCAACCTGGCGGAGGAGCGGCACCGGGTGCGGGTGAACCGCCGGCGCGAGCAGGCCAGCACGCCCGACCGGCCCCGGCCCGAGTCGCTGCTGGCCCTGGTCACCCAGCTTCAGGCCCAAGGGATGGAATTCGACGACGTGGTGCGCCTCCTCGCCTCGGCCCGGCTGGAGCTGACCTTCACGGCCCATCCGACCGAGACGCGGCGGCGCACCCTGCGCCACCACCTGCTGCAGCTCAACCAGGCCCTGGACCGGCTGGAGCGGGGCGAGGGGGACCTGGACGAGGTGGTGGCCCGGGTCACCCTGCTCTGGACCACCCGCGAGCTGCGCCCGGCCCCGCCCCGGGTGGAGGACGAGGTCCGCGGCGGCCTCTACTACCTGCCCACCACCCTGTGGGAGGCGGTGCCCCGGCTCATGGAGGCCCTCGAGGGGGCGGTGGCCGCCCGCTACGGGCGGCGGCCGGTTCTTCCCCCGCGCCTGGCCTTCCGGAGCTGGATCGGTGGTGACCGGGACGGCAACCCCTTTGTGACCCCGGAGGTCACCGCCTGGGCCCAGGCCTACGCGCGGGCCGAGATCGCCCGAAAGTACGCCGGAGGCCTGGCCGCCCTGACGCGGGATCTGTCCGTGGCGGAAGAACGGGCTTCCCTGCCTCCCCTGCCCTCCTTGCCCGCAGAGGCCGTGGCGCCCCTGCCGCCGGCGGCCGCCGGCCGGTTCCCCGGCGAGCCCTACCGGCGGTTCGCCTACCGGCTGCAGCGGCACTGGGCGGCAAGGGCGGTGCCGGAAGAGGTGTGGAGCGAGACGCCCGCCCGGGCGGCGGCTCCAGCCGAGGCACCGGCTGTACCCCACCGGCCGGACGCTGCAGTCGAGGCAACGGCACCGCCTCCCCGGCCGGCGGCTCCGCCGGAGGGAGCGGCAATGCCTCCCCGGCCGCCCGCTTCAGCGGAGGGCATCCCTGGAGGGCCCGCCGTTCCAGCGGACCCAGCCGGCGAACGGCCTTCCCGGCCCGCCGCGGCCGCGCCACCAAAGGGGACCGCCGGGGAACCGCCGGCCGGCGAGGGGCCGGAGGCCGCCGGTTCCACCGCCCTGGATCGCCTGCTCTTCCAGGTGGAAGAGGGGCTGCGGGATGCCGGGCTGGGCGAGGCGGCGGCCACCCTGGTGCGTCCCCTGCGCTGGCGGGCCCAGGTCTTTGGCGAGGCCATGGCGCCCCTCGACCTGCGGGAGCATGCCGAGGCCCACGGGCGGGCGGTGGCGGAGCTGCTGGAAGCCGGTGGGGTCATGGCGGCAGGGGAGTACCTGGCCCTGGATGCCGCCGGGCGGGAGGCGGTGCTGACCCGGGAGCTGGCTTCGCCCCGGCCGCTGGCGCCGGTGGGCTACCGGCCCCGCAGCCGCGAGCTGGCCGTGGCCCTGGATGCTCTGCGGGCCTGGCAGGACCGGGGGGCTTACATCATCAGCGGCTGCCGCGGCCCCGCCGACGTGCTGGAGGTGTTCGTCCTGGCGCGGGAGGTGGGGCTGTACCGCCCCGGCCACCCCTTGCCCTTTGACGTGGTCCCCCTGTTCGAGACCCTGGCCGACCTGGAGGCGGCGCCCCGCGCCATGGAGCAGCTGCTGCAGAACCCCGTCTTCGGCGTCCACGCCCGCGGCCGCGGCGGCTGCGAGGTGATGATCGGCTACTCCGACTCCAGCAAGGACGCGGGCTACCTGGCGGCCAACTGGGCCCTCTACCGGGCCCAGGAGGGCATCGCGGCGGTGGCCCGGGCGGCGGGCGTGCCGGTGTCCTTCTTCCACGGTCGCGGCACGTCCACAGCCCGGGGCGGCGGGGGGACCGCCGGCCGCGCCATCGCCAGCCTGCCGCCGGGCACCGTGGGCCGCCGCCTGCGGCTCACCGAGCAGGGAGAGGCGCTGGCGGACCGCTACGCTCACCCCGAGCTGGCCCTGCGCAACCTGGAGCAGCTCCTCTACCACTTCCTTCTGGCGGCGGCCCGGGACACGCTGGCCCAGGCCCAAGAGGCGGTGCTTTCGCCGGAGGAACCCGGCCCGCCCGGCGGGGCCGGGACCGCGCCGAGCAGGCCGGGCGGCGGGCGCCAGGGGCTCGCCCCGGGCGGTTCCCCCGTCCCGGCGGCCTGGCGGGAGGCCATGGACCGGGCCGCCGCCCGGTCGGCGGAGGCCTACCGCCAGCTGCTGGCGGAGCCCGGGTTCTTCGAGTTCTTCGAGCACTTCACCCCGATCCGGGAGATCGCCGCCCTGAAGATCGCTTCCCGCCCGGTGGCCCGCACGGGCCGGGCCCGGCGCGTCCAGGATCTGCGGGCCATCCCCTGGGTGATGGCCTGGACCCAGGTGCGTCTTCTGCTGCCCGGCTGGTACGGGCTGGCCGAAGGTCTTGCGGCGGTGCCGCGGGACCTTCGCCAGGCGATGTTTGCCCGCTGGCCCTTCTTCCGCTCGGTGCTGGACGGCGCGGCCCTGGCCCTGGCCAAGGCCGACCTGGCCGTGGCCAGGGAGTACCTGCGGCTGGTGCCCGGGCCCCTGGCGAACCGGTTCTTCCCCCGGCTCGAGGAGGCCATGGTGCGGACCCGGGCGCTCTTGGAGGAGACCTTCGGCGGGCCGCTTCTGGCCCACCACCCCGTGCTGGCGCGGCAGACGGCCTTGCGCAACCCGTACGTCGACCCCATCAGCTACCTGCAGGTGGAGCTGCTGGCCCGGTACCGGGCCTCGCCGGAAGGCGACCCCGAGCGCCCGGCCCTGGAGCGGGCGCTGCTGCTCTCCATCCTGGGCATCGCGGCGGGCTTGCGGAACGCCGGCTAG
- a CDS encoding carboxymuconolactone decarboxylase family protein, which yields MGERLDAFHRFRSEMNEKILAHDNLVVRRFFNLDGQAYKPGALSSKVKEMLGLVASLVLRCDDCITYHMIQCHKEGVTRDEFFEIFGVALIVGGSITIPHVRRAVAVLEELEVEAGAGAAGVQG from the coding sequence GTGGGCGAGCGGCTCGACGCCTTTCACCGTTTCCGCAGCGAGATGAACGAGAAGATCCTGGCCCACGACAACCTGGTGGTGCGCCGGTTCTTCAACCTGGACGGGCAGGCCTACAAGCCGGGGGCCCTGTCCAGCAAGGTCAAGGAGATGCTGGGGCTGGTGGCCTCACTGGTCCTGCGCTGCGACGACTGCATCACCTACCACATGATCCAGTGCCACAAGGAAGGCGTGACCCGCGACGAGTTCTTCGAGATCTTCGGCGTGGCCCTGATCGTGGGCGGGTCGATCACCATTCCCCACGTGCGGCGGGCGGTGGCGGTATTGGAGGAACTGGAAGTGGAGGCGGGCGCCGGGGCCGCCGGGGTGCAAGGCTGA
- a CDS encoding nucleoside recognition domain-containing protein: protein MARSLTPPAASRPGAGPEGTHPLQAAVSRGLRSTLRILVDLARTMIPAMIVVMILDRSGWLARIAGLAAPAMAWFGLPGGTALALLIGNTVGLYSGIAAAIPLGLDYKQWTILGTMLAISHAHPVEASIIARAGANTWTVLAARLLASAAAGALLNLVL, encoded by the coding sequence GTGGCCCGATCCCTCACCCCTCCGGCGGCCTCGCGCCCGGGCGCCGGCCCCGAGGGCACCCATCCCCTGCAGGCCGCCGTAAGCCGGGGCCTGCGGTCGACCCTGCGGATCCTGGTCGACCTGGCCCGCACCATGATCCCCGCCATGATCGTGGTGATGATCCTGGACCGGAGCGGGTGGCTGGCGCGCATCGCCGGCCTGGCAGCACCCGCCATGGCCTGGTTCGGCCTGCCGGGCGGCACCGCCCTGGCCCTGCTCATCGGCAACACCGTGGGGCTCTACAGCGGCATCGCCGCCGCCATCCCGCTGGGGCTCGATTACAAGCAGTGGACGATCCTCGGCACCATGCTGGCCATCAGCCACGCCCACCCGGTCGAAGCCTCCATCATCGCCCGGGCGGGGGCCAACACCTGGACGGTGCTGGCGGCGCGGCTGCTGGCCTCGGCGGCGGCCGGGGCCCTGCTCAACCTGGTCCTCTAA
- the acs gene encoding acetate--CoA ligase, producing the protein MGHTEVEVAGPEPATGALLAQPPVPPRKLSGRPLFEGPNPAAACAAYRAWAEADPDAYWAAIAAELEWLAPWSHVRTGELPDFRYFVGGLTNVSLNCIDRHLRNGRRNQAAIVWEGEPGDRRVWTFQMLHDETCRLAHALRQAGIGKGDVVAIYLPNLPETFASIHACYRIGAVYNVIFSGFSPDAIRSRLEDSRARVVITADGTYRRGRLLPLKETLDQALEGLDFVEKVVVVRRAGAEVPMTAGRDVYYDDFIAGMPADFPPEPLEANEPGFIIYTSGTTAKPKGLVHAGVGFLVGTYANVKWSLNLQPGDIYWCTADVGWLTFPIFALVGGLAHGATHVVYEGALDYPDPGRFYRMIQQYRVNKVFTAPTALRMLSRAGAGWPQKFDLRSLELIALVGEPLDPETWHWVRRHVGDGAVEINNTYGQTETGTAWMSGIAGVTASRPGSCGLPLPGYRCQVVDAEGRPVPPGTTGYLVITGPFPCLARTIWGDHQRYLDTYFARFPGRYFTGDAAMYDADGHHWVLGRVDDVINVAGHRLSTMEMESALINHPLVAEAAVVGMPDPVKGTVPVVFAVLRSGVTPPPDIEEQLREEIVRRISPIARPARVYVVDAMPKTRSGKIMRRLLREAVTSGQVTGDTTALEDPEVLDRILARVEPGAGGPASTA; encoded by the coding sequence ATGGGGCACACCGAGGTGGAGGTGGCGGGGCCCGAGCCCGCCACGGGGGCACTGCTGGCGCAGCCGCCGGTGCCGCCGCGGAAGCTGTCGGGACGGCCCCTGTTCGAAGGCCCGAACCCGGCAGCGGCCTGTGCCGCCTACCGAGCCTGGGCGGAGGCCGACCCCGACGCCTACTGGGCGGCCATCGCCGCCGAACTGGAGTGGCTGGCGCCCTGGAGCCACGTCCGCACGGGGGAACTTCCTGACTTCCGGTACTTCGTGGGCGGGCTCACCAACGTCAGCCTCAACTGCATCGACCGCCACCTCAGGAACGGCCGGCGCAACCAGGCGGCCATCGTCTGGGAGGGCGAGCCGGGGGACCGGCGGGTCTGGACCTTCCAGATGCTCCACGACGAGACCTGCCGGCTGGCCCACGCCCTGCGACAGGCGGGCATCGGCAAGGGCGACGTGGTGGCCATCTACCTCCCCAACCTGCCCGAGACCTTCGCCTCCATCCACGCCTGCTACCGCATCGGCGCCGTTTATAACGTGATCTTCTCGGGTTTCTCGCCCGACGCCATCCGCTCGCGCCTGGAAGATTCCCGGGCGCGGGTGGTGATCACCGCCGACGGCACCTACCGCCGCGGGCGGCTCCTCCCCCTGAAGGAGACCCTGGACCAGGCCCTGGAAGGGCTCGACTTCGTCGAAAAAGTGGTCGTCGTGCGGCGGGCGGGGGCCGAAGTCCCCATGACGGCGGGTCGCGACGTGTACTACGACGACTTTATCGCCGGCATGCCGGCCGACTTCCCGCCCGAGCCCCTGGAGGCAAACGAACCCGGGTTCATCATCTACACCAGCGGCACCACGGCGAAGCCCAAGGGCCTGGTCCACGCCGGGGTGGGCTTCCTGGTCGGCACCTACGCCAACGTCAAGTGGTCCCTCAACCTGCAACCCGGCGACATCTACTGGTGCACCGCCGACGTGGGCTGGCTGACCTTCCCCATCTTCGCCCTGGTGGGCGGCCTAGCCCACGGGGCGACCCACGTGGTCTACGAAGGCGCCCTGGACTACCCCGACCCCGGCCGGTTCTACCGGATGATCCAGCAGTACCGGGTCAACAAGGTCTTCACGGCGCCCACGGCCCTGCGGATGCTCAGCCGGGCGGGGGCCGGCTGGCCGCAGAAGTTCGACCTGCGCAGCCTCGAGCTTATCGCGCTGGTGGGCGAGCCGCTGGATCCCGAGACCTGGCACTGGGTGCGGCGGCACGTGGGCGACGGCGCGGTGGAGATCAACAACACCTACGGCCAGACGGAGACGGGCACGGCGTGGATGTCGGGCATCGCTGGCGTCACGGCCTCACGGCCGGGCTCCTGCGGCCTGCCCCTGCCGGGCTACCGCTGCCAGGTGGTGGACGCCGAGGGCCGGCCGGTTCCTCCCGGGACCACGGGCTACCTGGTGATCACGGGCCCCTTCCCCTGCCTGGCGCGGACCATCTGGGGCGATCACCAGCGGTACCTGGACACGTACTTCGCCCGCTTCCCCGGGCGGTACTTCACGGGCGACGCCGCCATGTACGACGCCGACGGCCACCACTGGGTGCTGGGCCGGGTGGACGACGTGATCAACGTGGCGGGTCACCGCCTGAGCACCATGGAGATGGAGAGCGCCCTGATCAACCACCCGCTGGTGGCCGAGGCGGCGGTGGTCGGCATGCCCGATCCCGTCAAGGGCACGGTGCCCGTGGTCTTCGCGGTGCTGCGGAGCGGCGTGACGCCACCGCCCGACATCGAGGAACAGCTGCGGGAGGAGATCGTGCGCCGGATCAGCCCCATCGCCCGCCCGGCACGGGTGTACGTGGTCGACGCAATGCCGAAGACGCGCAGCGGCAAGATCATGCGCCGCCTGCTGCGGGAGGCCGTCACCTCCGGGCAGGTCACCGGCGACACCACGGCCCTGGAAGATCCCGAGGTGCTGGATCGAATCCTGGCGCGGGTGGAACCGGGGGCGGGAGGGCCCGCCTCGACCGCCTGA
- the thrC gene encoding threonine synthase, with amino-acid sequence MEPGPVLPRQGIIARYRDWLPVPPEAEPLTLGEGDTPLIRADRLLEELPRDRRPPAVFLKFEGANPTGSFKDRGMTMALTCARARGAQAVICASTGNTAAAAAAYAARAGMDCWLVLPAGGVAAGKVGQAVACGARILPVRGSFDDALAAVRQVVAERPELVLVNSLNPDRLEGQKTAAFEVVDQLAAIGLDERAAVFLPVGNGGNITAYHMGFRAYAAAGRLGRVPRLYGVQAEGAAPLVRGRPVDRPQTLASAIRIGRPVYGEKALAAVRDTGGRVLAVSDEEILAAQRLLARLEGVFAEPASAASVAGLLKLARGDEPGWEVPEGPVVCVLTGHGLKDVDTALRAARASGGEGGDLEALEALEARALDPEAVVQHLLATPAGGR; translated from the coding sequence GTGGAGCCCGGGCCGGTCCTGCCCCGCCAGGGTATCATCGCCCGCTATCGCGACTGGCTGCCGGTACCTCCGGAGGCCGAGCCGCTTACCCTGGGAGAAGGCGACACGCCGCTGATCCGGGCGGACCGGCTGCTGGAGGAACTGCCTCGCGACCGGCGGCCGCCGGCCGTGTTCCTCAAGTTCGAAGGGGCCAACCCGACGGGATCCTTCAAGGATCGGGGCATGACCATGGCCCTGACCTGCGCCCGGGCCCGGGGCGCCCAGGCGGTGATCTGCGCCTCCACGGGCAACACGGCGGCGGCTGCGGCGGCCTACGCCGCCCGGGCGGGCATGGACTGCTGGCTGGTGCTTCCGGCGGGGGGCGTGGCGGCGGGCAAGGTGGGCCAGGCCGTGGCCTGCGGGGCGCGGATCCTGCCGGTGCGGGGAAGCTTCGACGACGCCCTGGCCGCGGTGCGGCAGGTGGTGGCCGAGCGGCCGGAACTGGTCCTGGTCAACTCCCTCAACCCCGACCGCCTGGAGGGCCAGAAGACGGCGGCCTTCGAGGTGGTGGACCAGCTGGCCGCCATCGGTCTGGACGAACGGGCGGCCGTGTTCCTCCCTGTGGGCAACGGCGGCAACATCACCGCCTACCACATGGGCTTTCGCGCCTACGCGGCGGCGGGCCGCCTGGGGCGGGTACCCCGGCTGTACGGGGTGCAGGCGGAGGGGGCGGCGCCCCTGGTCCGGGGCCGGCCGGTCGACCGGCCGCAGACGCTGGCGTCGGCCATCCGTATCGGCCGGCCCGTGTACGGGGAGAAGGCCCTGGCGGCGGTGCGGGATACCGGGGGCCGGGTGCTGGCGGTCAGCGACGAGGAGATCCTCGCCGCCCAGCGGCTCCTGGCCCGGCTGGAAGGCGTCTTCGCCGAGCCGGCCTCGGCGGCTTCGGTGGCGGGCCTTTTGAAGCTGGCCCGGGGGGACGAACCCGGCTGGGAGGTGCCCGAGGGGCCCGTGGTGTGCGTGCTGACGGGCCACGGCCTGAAGGACGTGGACACCGCCCTGCGGGCCGCCCGGGCGAGCGGGGGCGAGGGCGGCGACCTGGAAGCCTTGGAAGCCCTGGAAGCCCGGGCCCTGGATCCGGAGGCCGTCGTGCAGCACTTGCTTGCAACACCGGCGGGAGGTCGGTAG
- the thrB gene encoding homoserine kinase, with protein sequence MGKGRRPAREAPDGPMGLYRRRPGGRGGASEGARGGARGGARGVARAHRERGTALTRRPDPEKTLGAATGHEAAAHAPGGGSGRAVAWSRVPATSANLGPGFDCLGLALQGWELRAWLEPWPAEPRHWIHPAGAVHWHLDGWGLPAAPPGEAGENLVVRAVVAAFHRARQAHPAAWRLVVRSTIPPARGLGSSAAAIVAGLAAANQWLRRAGRPLTAADLLQLAADLEGHADNVAAALYGGLVLAWRPAPAAGQAAGRREEASAGAGVGGGDPGGGWRAVPVPLGRPLAAVVAIPAVASYTHEARRALPAAVAHGDAAFNAARAALLVHALAAGRGDLLAEAMQDRLHQPYRAALFPWLDDLIGVATAAGALGACLSGAGPSVLALVTDEQAPAVAQALSARMAALGLAGRVGVGRAGGPGARAGLVSRPGHRLPPSPAAAAGGGGGRGD encoded by the coding sequence ATGGGGAAGGGACGGCGACCGGCCCGGGAGGCGCCGGATGGGCCCATGGGCCTCTACCGCCGGAGGCCCGGTGGCAGGGGGGGTGCCAGCGAGGGCGCAAGGGGCGGTGCAAGGGGTGGCGCAAGGGGTGTCGCCCGCGCCCATAGGGAGCGGGGCACCGCCCTCACCCGGCGTCCGGATCCTGAGAAGACCCTTGGTGCGGCGACGGGCCACGAGGCCGCGGCCCACGCGCCAGGCGGCGGCAGCGGGCGGGCGGTGGCCTGGAGCCGGGTGCCAGCCACCAGCGCCAACCTGGGGCCGGGGTTCGACTGCCTGGGTCTGGCCCTTCAGGGCTGGGAGCTCAGGGCGTGGCTTGAGCCCTGGCCCGCCGAGCCGCGGCACTGGATCCACCCCGCCGGGGCCGTACACTGGCACCTGGACGGCTGGGGCCTCCCGGCGGCACCGCCCGGGGAGGCGGGGGAAAACCTGGTGGTCCGGGCCGTGGTCGCCGCCTTCCACCGGGCGAGGCAAGCCCACCCTGCCGCTTGGCGGCTGGTTGTGCGCAGCACCATTCCGCCCGCCCGGGGGCTGGGATCCAGTGCCGCCGCCATCGTCGCCGGCCTGGCCGCTGCCAACCAGTGGTTGCGGCGGGCAGGGCGACCGTTGACAGCGGCGGACCTGCTGCAACTGGCGGCCGATCTGGAAGGCCACGCGGACAATGTGGCGGCGGCTCTTTACGGCGGCCTGGTGCTGGCCTGGCGACCGGCCCCGGCGGCGGGGCAAGCCGCGGGGCGCCGGGAAGAGGCCTCCGCAGGTGCAGGCGTAGGCGGCGGCGACCCTGGTGGCGGCTGGCGGGCGGTACCGGTCCCCCTGGGCCGTCCACTGGCGGCCGTGGTGGCCATCCCGGCCGTGGCCAGCTACACCCATGAGGCAAGGCGGGCGCTACCTGCGGCGGTGGCCCACGGCGATGCGGCCTTCAACGCCGCCCGCGCGGCCCTGCTGGTCCACGCCCTGGCCGCCGGGCGCGGCGACCTCCTGGCGGAAGCCATGCAGGACCGGTTGCACCAGCCTTATCGCGCCGCCCTGTTTCCCTGGCTGGATGATCTGATCGGCGTGGCCACCGCGGCGGGCGCCTTGGGGGCCTGCCTCAGCGGGGCGGGTCCCAGCGTGCTGGCCCTGGTGACGGACGAACAGGCCCCGGCGGTGGCCCAGGCGCTGTCGGCCCGCATGGCGGCCCTGGGGCTGGCCGGCCGGGTGGGCGTGGGCCGGGCGGGCGGGCCGGGCGCCCGTGCCGGCCTGGTGAGCCGCCCCGGGCACCGGCTCCCCCCCTCCCCCGCCGCGGCCGCCGGCGGGGGAGGCGGCCGGGGGGATTAG
- a CDS encoding ArsR/SmtB family transcription factor, whose product MDLDRKFAALADPTRRHIITVLRSGPKDVVTLARPLPISRPAVSKHLAVLTAAGLVEVEKSGRRRLYRLRPEGLAEVRDWLDQVARAWDVALERFRRHVEGDGEG is encoded by the coding sequence ATGGATCTCGATCGCAAGTTCGCGGCCCTGGCGGATCCGACGCGGCGCCACATCATCACGGTGCTCCGGTCGGGGCCCAAGGACGTGGTCACCCTGGCCCGGCCGCTGCCCATCAGCCGGCCGGCGGTGTCCAAGCACCTGGCCGTCCTCACGGCTGCGGGTCTGGTCGAGGTGGAGAAATCGGGGCGGCGGAGGCTGTACCGGTTGCGCCCGGAAGGGTTGGCGGAGGTCCGGGACTGGCTGGACCAGGTGGCCAGGGCCTGGGACGTCGCCCTGGAGCGCTTCCGCCGCCACGTCGAGGGGGACGGTGAGGGATGA